A window of the Bradyrhizobium diazoefficiens genome harbors these coding sequences:
- a CDS encoding methyltransferase family protein, translating to MLIYLVLCAVLSWSLGWPALPGFPLPLLGVALVALAFIAPVWAFVLFRREDTEIQPTSPTNRKLVTGGPYQFTRNPMYLGLVILALGIAIWVGAWPMFIAPVAVFATANWVHIPFEEAKMRRQFQAEYDDYVARVRRWV from the coding sequence ATGTTGATCTACCTGGTCTTGTGCGCGGTGCTCAGTTGGTCGCTCGGCTGGCCGGCGCTTCCGGGCTTCCCGCTTCCGCTGCTGGGAGTGGCTTTGGTCGCCTTGGCGTTCATCGCTCCAGTTTGGGCTTTCGTTCTGTTCCGGCGTGAGGACACCGAGATCCAACCAACGTCGCCGACAAATCGCAAGCTGGTTACTGGCGGCCCCTACCAGTTCACGCGCAACCCGATGTATCTTGGCCTCGTGATTCTCGCTCTCGGCATCGCGATATGGGTCGGCGCCTGGCCCATGTTTATTGCGCCTGTCGCGGTGTTCGCGACGGCCAATTGGGTCCATATCCCCTTTGAGGAAGCCAAGATGCGCCGCCAGTTCCAAGCGGAATATGACGACTATGTCGCGCGCGTGCGGCGCTGGGTGTGA
- a CDS encoding aspartate/glutamate racemase family protein, translating into MRTIGLIGGMSWESTALYYKLINERVRDRLGKLHSAPLLLYSYDFQEIKEMQYAGRWTEAATSLSEVALRLEGAGAGAIVLCTNTMHKLAPAIVSSVSIPFIHIGDATARRIRTKGYRRVGLLGTKFTMEEDFYIDRLRAHDLDVLIPPADERADVNRIIYDELCLGVVADASRRRYRDVMAALVDRGAECIILGCTEITMLVGAADTSVETFDTTAIHAETAADFAIG; encoded by the coding sequence ATGCGAACCATCGGCCTGATCGGCGGCATGAGCTGGGAGAGCACCGCGCTCTACTACAAGCTCATCAACGAGCGCGTCCGCGATCGGCTCGGCAAACTGCATTCGGCGCCGTTGTTGCTGTACTCCTACGACTTCCAGGAGATCAAGGAGATGCAATACGCCGGCCGCTGGACGGAGGCGGCGACTAGCCTTAGCGAGGTTGCGCTGCGGCTCGAAGGCGCCGGCGCCGGCGCGATCGTGCTGTGCACGAACACGATGCACAAGCTGGCGCCCGCTATCGTGTCGAGCGTGAGCATTCCGTTCATTCACATCGGCGACGCGACGGCGCGGCGAATCCGGACAAAAGGATATCGGCGGGTCGGGCTGCTCGGCACCAAGTTCACGATGGAGGAGGACTTTTACATCGATCGTCTGCGCGCGCATGATCTCGATGTCCTTATTCCTCCTGCGGACGAACGGGCTGACGTGAACCGCATCATCTACGATGAGCTGTGCCTCGGAGTCGTCGCCGATGCCTCGCGCCGTCGCTATCGGGACGTGATGGCCGCGCTCGTCGATCGCGGCGCGGAGTGCATCATCCTCGGCTGCACCGAGATCACGATGCTGGTGGGGGCTGCCGATACATCGGTCGAGACGTTCGACACGACGGCGATCCATGCAGAGACAGCGGCCGATTTCGCGATCGGGTGA